Below is a genomic region from Salinirussus salinus.
CCGTCGGTCCGCGGGGGACAAAAGCGGGCCGTGACCCGCCCGTTACCGACCTGGAAGCCAGGTGGTAGGTCCCGGGAAACGCCCGCGAACGTCGGGAAGGCGGCGTGTAAGCACGACCCACGGGGCGAACGATTCCGTAGCTTTATTCGGGTCGCTGAACTGGAGAGGGTACATGGCGCGTCAACGGGCGGAGCAGGCCGGACTACACGAGGAATTCCCCGACCCGGCGGCCGCACCGAACGTGACGTACGAGCCGACGTTCGCCGAGCTCCGCGAGTTCGCCGAGCACGACGAGACGACCACGGAGTTCGGGAGCCCGGCCTACGTCAGCGAGCAGAAGTCCCGCAGCGCCGACCGCACGAAAAACCTCGTCGACCACGAGTTCGACGAGGCCGACTGGGACGCCATCGACGCGGCGCTCGAGGTGGCGGACGAACGCGACCTGGTCTGCCTCGACCGGCAGGTCGGCCGCCACCACGAGACCTCCTTCGTCTGCCGGCTCTTCGTCCCCCGCGAGTTCGCCCGGATCGCCCTGGCCTGGGGGAAGCTCATGGAGCCCGCGCCAGAGGGCGCCGAGCCGGACTTCCAGACGCTCCAGCTTCCCGAGTGGGAGAAGCGGCGTATCCGCGTACTCCCCGAGGCCGGACTGACCTTCGTGCTCGGCAGCGACTACACCGGCGAGGCCAAGAAGTCCTTCCTCCGGCTGTACATGTACCGCGCGAAACAGCGGGGTGGACTGGGGATCCACGCCGGCACGAAGCGGCTGTTCATCGACCACGAGACCGACGACGGCGACGAGGAGGGGAACGGTGACGACGGCCTGACCACGGTCGGGCAGGCCTTCCTCGGGCTGTCGGCGACCGGCAAGTCGACGCTGACCGGCCACCGCTGCTGGCTCGACGACCCCGAAGGGGCGGAGATGCTCCAGGACGACGTCTGTGCCCTGCTGCCGGACGGGACCGTGGCCGGCAGCGAGGGCGCGGGGCTGTACATCAAGACCATCGGGCTCGACCGGGAGGAACAGCCAGCCCTCTACGACGCCGCCACCGATGACTCGGCGGTCTTCGAGAACGTCGACGTCGCCCCGGACGGCAGCGTCGACTTCGACGACGGCTCGCTCACCACGAACGGCCGGGCGGTCATCCGGCGAGCGTGTCTGGACAGCGCGAGCGCGGACATCGACCTCGACCGGCTCGACCAGCTGTTCTTTATTACGCGCAACCCCCTGATGCCGCCGGTCGCCCGGCTGGACGACCGCCAGGCTGCCGTCGCCTTCATGCTCGGTGAATCGATCCAGACCAGCGCCGGCGACCCCGACGCCGCCGGCGAGGCCATCCGCGTGGTCGGGACCAACCCCTTCATCGTCGGCCCGGAGGGCGAGGAGGGTAACCGCTTCTACGAGCTGGTCCGGGACAACGACATCGAGACCTTCCTGATCAACACCGGCCACGTCGGGCCCGGGGAGGCGGACATCGGCGTCGAGGACTCGGTGAACATCCTCACCAGCGTCGCCCGCGACGAGGTCGACTGGCGGGCAGACGACCGCTTCGGCTTCGAGGTACCCGAGGACGTCCCCGGCGTCCCCGTCGGGGAGCTGTACCCGCCCGACCACTACGACGAGTTCACCGCCGAGCTCGCCGACCTCCGGGCCGAGCGTCGCGCCTACCTCGCGCAGTTCGAGACGCTTGCCCAGGAGATCCGCGAGGCCGTCTACTGACGGACTGGTACACTTTTACTCCCCCGGACCGACCCCCGGGTATGGGTTCGTACGCGCCCGGTCGGCCGCGCCGCGCCGGGACACGGGAGTGGGTGAGCGGCCGTGGATGAGGACGACCTGGGGCTCGTCGCGGAGTCGCTGACCGAGGCGACCGCCGCGGAGTTCGCCGCCCGCGTCGAGTCACAGGCCGCGGACCTGAAGCGGGCCATCGCGGCCGGCGAGTTCGACAGCCCCGGCTTCGCTGTCGGGCTGGAAATGGAGGTCTACGCCGTCGACGGCGACGGGCGGCTGGCGCCGCTCCCCGACCGGGTGTTCGAGGGGGGAGCGAACAAGGAACTCGGCCTGCACAACGCGGAGCTGAACACCGACCCCGACCCCCTCGACGCGGCGGGACTGGCCGCACAGGCCGAGGAGATCCGCGAGCGGACCCAGCGGGCCCGCGAGGGGGCCGACGAGGCCGGGCTGGAGCTGGTGCTGGACGCGATGTGGACGGTGCCGCCGGCGGAGGGTAGCCGGGCGTACCTCGAGGCGACCCGCGACCACGGAGCTGGCACCGGTCCGGAGGGCGAGACCGACGGGACAGGCGAGGCAAGCGAGCCGGACGCGCCGACCGCGGTCCCCGAGAACATGCGCCCGGACCCGCGGTATCTCGCCATCGACGCCGACATCCGGGAGGCGGCCGGCGGCGACCTCCCCTTCGCCGTTCCGGGCGCCGACACGGCCTTCCCGAGTATCCTCTTCGAGTCGCTGGCCACCTCGATCCAGCCCCACCTCCAGATTCCCGACGCCGGGGCCTTTCCCGACTACTACAACGCCGCCATCCGCACGCTCGGGCCCGTGCTCGCGCTGTCGGCGAACTCCCCGTTTCTCCCGCCGGACCTCTATACCGACGCCGACGACCCCGAGGGGCTGGTCGCCGAAACGCCCCACGAACTCCGGATCGAGGTGTTCGAGCAGTCGGTCAACCACACGCCCTCGCCGAAGGTTCGCGTGCCGAGCGATATCGCGGACGCCGGAGAGACCGCCGACCGCGTGGTCGCCGACGACCTGGTCGCTCCCTTCCTGCGGGAATGGCTGGAAGACGGCGAGCGGGCGGGGCTGGAGGACGACCTCTGGGAGTTCACCCACAAGCGCTCGACGTACTGGCGGTGGCTCCGGTGTGTGGCGGGCGGCCAGCCGGTCGGCGGCGGCGACGAGCGCTCGCTGCGCATCGAGTACCGCCCCATCCCCACCCAGCCGACGGTCAGGGACGTGGTCGGGATGCAGGCGCTCACGGCCGGGCTGGTCCGCGGGCTGGTCGCGGCCGACCACCCCATCGCCGAGCTCCCCTGGTCGGCCGCCGAAGAATCCTTCTACAACGCCGTCAGCGACGGGATCCGCGCGGACCTCGCCTGGGTGACCGCGGGCGGCGAGCGCACTGGAAATGCCGACCTGATATTCGACGAGGTGTTCGCCCACGCCCGTCGCGGGCTCCGGGAGGCCGGCCTCCCGGAAGAGGGGATCGAGTTCTACCTCGAACCGGTCGAGGCTCGCCGGTACGCCGCGATGGCGCCGAGCGACTGGAAGAAGCGGGCGGTCCGCGACCGGCTGGCCGAGGGCGCCGACCTCGCCGGAGCCATCACCGGCATGCAGCGGGAGTACATCCGGCTGAGCCGGGAGACCGAGACCTTCGCGGAGTGGCTGTAGCGAGGCCGGGCTGTGGCCGCCCGGGCAGCCACGGGTCAGTACACCCGCGTTCCGTCGGGGATGGAACGCTCGGGCTGGAGGTGGACGACGTCCCCGTCAGCGTCGTCGACGCCCACCACGAGACACTGGCTCTCGAAGCCCGCGATGGTCACCGTTCCGAGGTTGACGACTGCGACGACCTGCCGGCCCTCCAGGTCGGCCCGGCTGTAGTTGTCGGTCAGCCCCGCCGCGGACTGCCGGACCTCCGCGCCGAAGTCGACTTCCAGTTTGTAGACGTCCTTGCGGGCCTCGGGGAACTCCCGGACGGAGCGGACGGTGCCGACGCGCATCTCCACGTCCTCCAGGAACCGTGCGGGGTCGATGTCGGGTTCGTCGATGCCCATGACGGGGGGCGGACCGGCGGGGGCTTGTGCCCGACGGTTCCGGGCCGTCGCCGGCCGCCGCCGGGAGCCCGCTACTCCGCCGGCCGCACGCCCGTCCCCGCGTCGACCGCCCGCAGGTCTATCCGTCCGTCCACGACGGGGACCCCCTCGTAGGGGTCCTCTCCCAGCAGGAGCGCGCCGTCGAGGTCGGCGTAGTCACACAGCGGCGCGAGGTGACAGGCCGGTGCGATGGCCGCGTCGCTGGCGACCATGCAGCCGACCATCGTCTCGAGACCGTGGGCGTTCGCGGCCGCGACCTGTCGCGCTGCGGGTCGAAGCCCCCCGCACTTGCCGAGTTTCGTGACGACGATGTCGACCGCGTCCGCGACCGCGGGGACGTCCGCCGCGGTCACGCAGGACTCGTCGGCCGCCACGGGGAGGTGCCCGGCCTCCCGGACCTGCCGGAGCCCCGCCACCGTCGGGCAGGGCTGTTCGATGAACTCCACACCCTGGTCGGCCAGCCACGCCGCCATCTCGACGGCCCGCTGGGGTTCCCAGGCCTCGTTGGCGTCGACGCGCAGGCGCGTGTCGGGCGCGGCCTCCCGCACCGCGCGGACGCGGGCGCGGTCGTCCTCGGTGCCGACCTTCACTTTCAGCACCCCGAAGCCCGCATCGCTGGCGCGGGCGGCGCGGGCGGCCATCTCCTCCGGGTCCGCGATCCCCACGGTGTAGGAGGTCGGTGGGGCGGCCTCGGGGTCCAGCCCCCACCGGCGGTAGACCGGCTCGCCGGCCCGCTTTCCTGCGAGGTCGTGGACGGCCGCGGAGACGGCCGCCCGCGCCGCCGGAGCCTCGGGTGCCAGGTCGGCAAGCCGGCGGGCGATGGCCTGCTGTGCGTGTGGGTCGCCGGCCTCCTCGACGGCCGTCAGCAGGTCCGGGAGGGCCGCCTCGACGGAGTCGGGCGTCTCGCCGTAGTAGGTGGCGGGTGCGACGCCGCCGATACCGGTGTGTCGGCTGTCGGAGACCCGGACGACGACCGTCGTCGCGGTCTCGGTCGTCCCCCGCGAGATGGTGAAGTCGTCGGCGACGGGGCAGGTCGCCCGCTCGACCGCCGTCTCGAGGCTCATAGGAGGTCCTCGAAGGGGCCGGCCTTCGCCTCCGAGAGCCGGTCGAACTGGTCCGCGCTCAGGTCGACCGTCGCGGCCCGGAGGTTCTCCTCGAGTTGCTCGACGGTCCGGGCGCCGACGATGGGGGCGGTGACCTGGGGGTGCTCGAGCTGCCAGGCGATGGCCACCTGCGCGGGCGTCGCGCCGACCTCCTCCGCGACCGTCCGGACGACGTCGAGCGCGTCGAAGTTCTCCTCGGTCAGGTAGCGGTCCTCCCACCCCTCCGTGTCAGAGGCCGTCGCATCCCCGGGTACGCCGCCGTCGCGGTCGTACTTCCCGGTGAGAAAGCCCTGGGCGAGTGGGCTCCAGGAGGCGACGTCGAGCCCGCGCTCGCGACAGAAGTCCAGAAACTCCCCCTCGATCTCCCGGTTGACGACGTTGTACCGCGGTTGCGTGACCGAGAACTGTTCGAGCCCCTCGCGGTAGGCGATCCCGTTGGCACGGGCGATCCGCCAGGCGTTGGGAGCCAGCGTGGAGGCACCGAGGTGGTGGACCTTCCCCTCCTCGACGAGGGCGTTGAGCGAGCGCATCAGCTCGCGGGCGGGCGTCTCCTCGTCCCAGCGGTGGATGTAGAGGATGTCGATGTAGTCCGTCCGGAGCCGTTCGAGGCTGTACTGCACCTGCCGGCGGACGTGCTTGCGGTTGAGCCCGCCGGCGTTGGGGTCGTCGCCGGTCGGGAAGTAGACCTTCGAGGCGACGACGAACTCGTCGCGGTCGCGCCCGCGGAGCCACTTGCCGATCCAGCGCTCGCTCTCGCCGTCGCCGTAGACGTCGGCGGTGTCGATGAAGCGGCCGCCGGCGGCCGCGTAGGTGTCGAGCAGGTCGGCGGCGGTCTCCCGGTCGACCTCCAGCCGTCCCTGGTCGGTCTCGCGGGCGAACCGCCACGTTCCG
It encodes:
- a CDS encoding phosphoenolpyruvate carboxykinase (ATP) is translated as MARQRAEQAGLHEEFPDPAAAPNVTYEPTFAELREFAEHDETTTEFGSPAYVSEQKSRSADRTKNLVDHEFDEADWDAIDAALEVADERDLVCLDRQVGRHHETSFVCRLFVPREFARIALAWGKLMEPAPEGAEPDFQTLQLPEWEKRRIRVLPEAGLTFVLGSDYTGEAKKSFLRLYMYRAKQRGGLGIHAGTKRLFIDHETDDGDEEGNGDDGLTTVGQAFLGLSATGKSTLTGHRCWLDDPEGAEMLQDDVCALLPDGTVAGSEGAGLYIKTIGLDREEQPALYDAATDDSAVFENVDVAPDGSVDFDDGSLTTNGRAVIRRACLDSASADIDLDRLDQLFFITRNPLMPPVARLDDRQAAVAFMLGESIQTSAGDPDAAGEAIRVVGTNPFIVGPEGEEGNRFYELVRDNDIETFLINTGHVGPGEADIGVEDSVNILTSVARDEVDWRADDRFGFEVPEDVPGVPVGELYPPDHYDEFTAELADLRAERRAYLAQFETLAQEIREAVY
- a CDS encoding tRNA-binding protein, which produces MGIDEPDIDPARFLEDVEMRVGTVRSVREFPEARKDVYKLEVDFGAEVRQSAAGLTDNYSRADLEGRQVVAVVNLGTVTIAGFESQCLVVGVDDADGDVVHLQPERSIPDGTRVY
- a CDS encoding dipeptide epimerase, translating into MSLETAVERATCPVADDFTISRGTTETATTVVVRVSDSRHTGIGGVAPATYYGETPDSVEAALPDLLTAVEEAGDPHAQQAIARRLADLAPEAPAARAAVSAAVHDLAGKRAGEPVYRRWGLDPEAAPPTSYTVGIADPEEMAARAARASDAGFGVLKVKVGTEDDRARVRAVREAAPDTRLRVDANEAWEPQRAVEMAAWLADQGVEFIEQPCPTVAGLRQVREAGHLPVAADESCVTAADVPAVADAVDIVVTKLGKCGGLRPAARQVAAANAHGLETMVGCMVASDAAIAPACHLAPLCDYADLDGALLLGEDPYEGVPVVDGRIDLRAVDAGTGVRPAE
- a CDS encoding aldo/keto reductase, which codes for MDLQLDAVPMTRTGLQVSEIAFGTWRFARETDQGRLEVDRETAADLLDTYAAAGGRFIDTADVYGDGESERWIGKWLRGRDRDEFVVASKVYFPTGDDPNAGGLNRKHVRRQVQYSLERLRTDYIDILYIHRWDEETPARELMRSLNALVEEGKVHHLGASTLAPNAWRIARANGIAYREGLEQFSVTQPRYNVVNREIEGEFLDFCRERGLDVASWSPLAQGFLTGKYDRDGGVPGDATASDTEGWEDRYLTEENFDALDVVRTVAEEVGATPAQVAIAWQLEHPQVTAPIVGARTVEQLEENLRAATVDLSADQFDRLSEAKAGPFEDLL